The Oenanthe melanoleuca isolate GR-GAL-2019-014 chromosome 1A, OMel1.0, whole genome shotgun sequence genome contains a region encoding:
- the IKBIP gene encoding inhibitor of nuclear factor kappa-B kinase-interacting protein, producing MSEVKPRKKGISSSKTSEDSQKAEKHSNYGKLAGPRTSNNHSSFCMDSRTSLSIISLAICLVVSWFLFQQSGQFADLERKYNFLHQEAGKILDVGNKVNLISEKLESSESVLQEAASSISVMTKFGQEISSLHNIINDIQNNEQTLSLKMQSINEKFQNVTNSWRRSLDEMNTNASGLKSEAKFIHTEVTSKINEVDQRIKSLSERVRDLEDSTARNIRTLKKQEDDEFSRVEQKLNLDAKSVEKLEEEQNSLVAKDTDLNKKLANYEPKIEECKTHLPKIENAIHSILRLSSDLLSMEKKIEDLKTQLYTVENDMLKTVSDTVVMQKALEGLQSNGSLFKVQHELAVLETGADTAVSSKAKEVTLESSNLENDQSGDK from the exons atgtCTGAAGTTAAGCCAAGGAAAAAAGGTATTTCTTCATCCAAGACCAGTGAAGATTCACAGAAGGCTGAAAAGCACAGTAATTATGGGAAGCTGGCAGGTCCCAGGACCAGCAATAATCACAGTTCCTTTTGCATGGACTCAAGGACAAGTTTGAGTATCATTTCCCTTGCTATTTGCCTGGTGGTGAGCTG GTTTCTATTTCAGCAGTCAGGTCAATTTGCTGATCTGGAAAGGAAGTACAATTTTTTACATCAAGAagctggaaaaatcctggatgTGGGAAATAAAGTAAACTTAATTTCTGAAAAG CTTGAGTCTTCTGAAAGTGTCCTGCAAGAAGCTGCCTCATCTATCTCTGTGATGACTAAGTTTGGGCAGGAAATATCTTCTCTTCATAACATCATAAATGATATTCAGAACAATGAACAGACTCTCTCTCTAAAGATGCAGAGCATTAATGAGAAGTTCCAAAATGTTACAAATTCCTGGAGAAGAAGCCTGGATGAAATGAACACAAATGCTAGTGGTTTAAAATCTGAAGCAAAGTTCATACATACAGAAGTTACTTCCAAAATTAATGAAGTTGACCAAAGAATTAAATCCCTTTCAGAAAGAGTAAGAGATTTGGAAGACAGTACAGCCAGAAATATCAGAACACTGAAAAAGCAAGAAGATGATGAATTCTCTAGAGTTGAACAGAAGTTGAACTTGGATGCAAAGTCAGTTGAAAAGCTAGAAGAAGAACAGAATAGTCTGGTAGCCAAGGACACAGACCTGAATAAGAAACTTGCAAACTATGAACCTAAAATTGAGGAGTGCAAGACCCACTTGCCAAAAATTGAAAATGCTATTCACTCTATTCTTAGGTTGTCCAGTGACTTGCTTAGTATGGAGAAAAAGATAGAGGACTTGAAGACACAGCTGTACACTGTGGAAAATGACATGTTGAAAACTGTTTCTGATACAGTGGTGATGCAGAAGGCTCTTGAAGGCCTTCAGTCCAATGGCAGCTTGTTCAAAGTGCAGCATGAACTAGCTGTTCTAGAAACAGGGGCTGACACGGCAGTAtcttcaaaagcaaaagaagtaACTTTAGAAAGCTCTAACTTAGAAAATGACCAGAGTGGGGATAAGTGA
- the LOC130266266 gene encoding inhibitor of nuclear factor kappa-B kinase-interacting protein-like, which produces MKQLEDLQMISHIKYLQEDIYTMKTWSSSIIKKQEELEKNLTSLFHAVSSAEHNAASVAKNVTLTIVTVKTDIRRISGLVSEMTALTDSLQTLEDKVEEGEKATVKNIGELLTSSIDRSTKIQGLASSNARKIEQIKTALSELRSNFSKHSDRLLNLEGDRAKVLKTVTFANDLKPKMYKVKKEFAILEPLINDLTLRIGRLVEEVLRREKEIALLNEKLANLTRVQTEIKDVKDEITKISEIN; this is translated from the coding sequence ATGAAACAGCTGGAAGATCTTCAAATGATTTCTCACATTAAATATCTGCAGGAAGATATTTATACAATGAAAACATGGTCTAGCAGCataattaaaaaacaagaagaacTGGAGAAGAATTTAACAAGCCTTTTTCATGCAGTTTCAAGTGCTGAACACAATGCAGCTTCCGTAGCAAAAAATGTAACGTTGACAATTGTGACAGTAAAAACTGACATAAGGCGCATTTCAGGCCTGGTCTCAGAAATGACTGCACTGACAGATTCTTTGCAAACCCTAGAAGATAAAGTAGAAGAAGGTGAAAAAGCAACAGTGAAAAATATAGGTGAGCTCCTTACCAGTAGCATTGACCGAAGTACAAAAATACAAGGTCTGGCATCCAGTAACGCAAGAAAAATTGAGCAAATTAAGACAGCACTGTCTGAGTTAAGGAGCAATTTTAGCAAGCATTCCGACAGACTTTTGAATCTTGAAGGTGACAGAGCAAAAGTTCTGAAGACAGTTACATTTGCAAATGATTTAAAACCTAAGATGTACAAAGTTAAAAAGGAGTTTGCCATCTTGGAGCCCTTAATAAATGACCTAACGCTGAGAATAGGAAGATTAGTGGAGGAAGTGTTACGACGGGAAAAGGAAATTGCTTTACTGAATGAGAAATTGGCCAATCTAACAAGAGTTCAAACAGAGATCAAGGATGTAAAAGATGAAATAACCAAGATTTCAGAGATTAACTGA
- the SLC25A3 gene encoding phosphate carrier protein, mitochondrial — MFSSIAPLARHNPFYAPHFQLVQDGVRKRPAEPAEAPATRRSLAAAAVAEEYSCEYGSLKFYALCGVGGVLSCGLTHTGVVPLDLVKCRMQVDPQKYKSIFNGFSVTINEDGVRGLAKGWAPTFIGYSMQGLCKFGFYEVFKILYGNMLGEENAYLWRTSLYLAASASAEFFADIALAPMEAAKVRIQTQPGYANTLRQALPKMFAEEGIWAFYKGVAPLWMRQIPYTMMKFACFERTVEALYKYVVPKPRSECTKGEQLVVTFVAGYIAGVFCAIVSHPADSVVSVLNKEKGSSASQVLMRLGFKGVWKGLFARIIMIGTLTALQWFIYDSVKVYFRLPRPPPPEMPESLKKKLGLTE, encoded by the exons ATGTTCTCGTCCATCGCGCCGCTCGCGCGGCACAACCCGTTCTACGCGCCGCACTTCCAGCTGGTGCAGGACGGCGTGAGGAAGCGGCCGGCGGAGCCCGCGGAGGCCCCCGCCACGCGGCGGAGCCTGGCGGCCGCGGCCGTCGCCGAAG AATACAGTTGTGAATATGGCTCGCTCAAGTTTTATGCTCTCTGTGGCGTTGGTGGGGTCCTAAGTTGTGGCCTGACACACACTGGTGTCGTACCTCTGGATTTAGTGAAATGTCGTATGCAG GTTGATCCACAAAAATACAAGAGCATCTTCAATGGATTTTCAGTGACAATCAATGAAGATGGTGTTCGTGGCTTGGCTAAGGGATGGGCTCCAACCTTTATTGGCTATTCCATGCAAGGTCTTTGTAAATTTGGTTTCTATGAAGTTTTCAAAATCCTGTATGGCAACATGCTGGGAGAG GAAAATGCCTATTTGTGGCGTACTTCGCTGTATTTAGCTGCATCTGCCAGTGCAGAGTTTTTTGCTGACATTGCTCTGGCTCCAATGGAAGCTGCTAAAGTTCGTATTCAGACACAGCCTGGATATGCAAACACTCTACGGCAGGCTTTACCCAAAATGTTTGCAGAAGAAGGCATCTGGGC TTTCTATAAAGGTGTTGCTCCACTATGGATGAGACAGATTCCATACACAATGATGAAATTTGCCTGCTTTGAACGTACTGTTGAAGCTCTCTACAAGTACGTCGTTCCCAAGCCACGAAGTGAATGTACAAAAGGAGAACAGCTGGTAGTCACATTTGTTGCAGGCTATATTG CTGGTGTGTTCTGTGCAATTGTTTCCCATCCTGCTGACTCTGTGGTGTCTGTGTTGAACAAAGAAAAGGGCAGCTCAGCTTCACAGGTTCTTATGAGGCTTGGATTCAAAG GTGTATGGAAAGGTCTGTTTGCTCGTATCATTATGATTGGTACCCTGACTGCACTACAGTGGTTCATCTACGATTCTGTCAAGGTTTATTTCAGACTTCCTCGCCCACCTCCACCTGAAATGCCAGAATCTCTGAAGAAGAAGCTTGGTTTAACTGAATAG